In Terriglobia bacterium, the following proteins share a genomic window:
- the recR gene encoding recombination mediator RecR — protein sequence MPDYAEPVARLIEELKHLPSIGQKSAQRIAFHLLKGPTEEVERLAQAILDMKQKVGLCSTCNNLTDVDPCFYCSSPTRTPRQICIVEEPANVLAIEKTRAYQGRYHVLMGALAPLKGVGPDQLRIKNLIERLRGGEVEEIILATNPNVEGEATAIYLSKLLKPLGVKVTRIAMGVPIGSELDYADEVTVMKSLEGRREM from the coding sequence ATGCCCGACTATGCCGAACCCGTCGCCCGCTTGATCGAAGAATTGAAACACCTGCCGTCGATCGGGCAAAAATCCGCGCAACGTATCGCCTTCCACTTGTTGAAAGGCCCCACCGAGGAAGTAGAACGTCTGGCCCAGGCCATCCTTGACATGAAACAGAAGGTGGGCTTGTGCTCCACGTGCAATAACCTGACGGACGTGGACCCGTGTTTTTATTGCTCCAGTCCCACGCGCACGCCCAGGCAGATCTGTATCGTCGAAGAGCCCGCTAACGTTCTTGCCATTGAGAAGACCCGTGCCTACCAGGGCCGATACCACGTCCTGATGGGCGCGCTGGCCCCGCTGAAGGGTGTCGGCCCGGATCAACTCCGCATCAAGAACCTGATAGAGCGATTGCGGGGCGGGGAAGTGGAGGAGATCATTCTCGCGACCAACCCCAACGTTGAGGGCGAAGCAACCGCGATCTATCTATCCAAGCTCCTGAAGCCCCTGGGGGTGAAAGTGACGCGCATTGCCATGGGCGTTCCCATTGGCAGTGAACTGGACTATGCTGATGAGGTCACCGTCATGAAATCCCTGGAAGGACGACGGGAGATGTAG
- a CDS encoding YbaB/EbfC family nucleoid-associated protein, whose translation MNTPNMQQILKQAQKMQEQLQKQMEDLVVEGSAGGGMVTVKMNGQKQLLAVTIDPEALGSSDREMLQDLILAAVNEANRKVDEQLQGQLGNLAGGLKIPGLF comes from the coding sequence ATGAACACACCCAATATGCAACAAATCCTTAAACAAGCTCAAAAGATGCAGGAACAGCTTCAGAAACAGATGGAAGATCTGGTTGTCGAAGGATCTGCGGGCGGGGGCATGGTGACGGTCAAGATGAATGGCCAGAAGCAGTTGCTGGCGGTCACGATCGACCCTGAGGCCCTCGGCTCGAGTGATCGGGAAATGTTGCAGGACCTGATTCTCGCCGCGGTCAACGAGGCGAACCGCAAAGTGGATGAACAGCTTCAAGGCCAGCTGGGGAATCTGGCCGGCGGTCTGAAGATCCCCGGCTTGTTTTGA
- a CDS encoding homoserine dehydrogenase: protein MKGSVLMLYKLALIGFGNVGKSFIRLLERKRSRLRKDYGIEFRIVAIATGRHGLAIEPQGFQSKKVFTQLEKHSSLDALHRGKPLKGVLDLIQRSSADVMFEISPQDPWTGQPAIRHIEAALKKRMHVVTANKGPVVHAYRQLKRLAARSKVQFRHEGVVMDGTPIFNLAEMTLPATEVRGFEGILNATTNYLLEEMEKKKSLETALEEAKAMGIVESNPAVDVEGWDATSKLCCLANVMMGANLRPSQVNREGIQNLTPEHLLNARNRGYCIRLLVRAWRDGRHVRGSVKPAEIPLTHTFATLRGDTTALCIDTDTMEKITIVEGPGGPHQTAFGLLSDFINIHRRCL from the coding sequence ATGAAAGGAAGCGTCCTCATGCTCTATAAGCTGGCACTGATTGGGTTTGGGAATGTTGGGAAGAGCTTCATCCGGTTGTTGGAGCGGAAAAGGTCGAGGTTAAGAAAAGACTACGGGATCGAATTTCGGATCGTGGCGATTGCCACCGGCAGGCACGGACTAGCCATCGAGCCCCAGGGGTTCCAATCGAAGAAAGTCTTTACCCAACTGGAAAAGCACAGCTCTCTTGACGCTCTGCACCGCGGCAAACCGCTCAAAGGTGTCCTCGACCTGATTCAACGGTCGTCTGCCGATGTCATGTTTGAGATCTCACCGCAAGATCCGTGGACCGGTCAACCGGCCATCAGGCACATTGAAGCCGCTTTGAAGAAAAGGATGCACGTGGTCACGGCGAACAAGGGACCGGTGGTCCATGCTTACCGGCAGCTGAAACGGCTCGCCGCCCGGAGCAAGGTGCAATTCCGGCATGAGGGCGTGGTCATGGATGGGACCCCGATTTTTAACCTGGCGGAGATGACTTTGCCGGCGACCGAAGTGCGTGGCTTTGAGGGGATCCTCAACGCGACGACCAATTACCTGCTGGAGGAGATGGAAAAGAAAAAGAGCCTGGAGACCGCTCTTGAAGAAGCCAAAGCAATGGGTATTGTCGAGTCAAATCCGGCGGTCGATGTGGAGGGATGGGACGCGACATCCAAGCTGTGTTGTCTCGCAAACGTGATGATGGGCGCGAATTTGAGACCCAGCCAGGTTAACCGCGAAGGGATTCAAAACCTCACCCCTGAGCACCTTCTCAACGCCCGGAACCGTGGTTACTGCATCCGGTTGCTGGTTCGCGCATGGCGGGATGGGCGCCATGTCCGCGGGAGTGTCAAGCCCGCTGAAATTCCACTGACCCATACCTTCGCAACCCTCCGTGGGGACACTACCGCCCTGTGCATCGATACGGACACGATGGAAAAGATAACCATCGTCGAGGGTCCCGGGGGCCCGCATCAAACCGCCTTCGGGCTGCTGTCGGATTTCATCAATATTCACCGTCGATGTCTGTGA
- a CDS encoding PEGA domain-containing protein, translating to MRIPTNDQTAHGKSLLAVCTIAVVLSIGLLSVIPQPLFADHGFGRGASFARGFPQHRGFNEFGFHRNFFPRSFGFYPSFSFFYTGFGPYYYYPGYWGPAYWAPGPPYPPSYTLEDQAPRQQDSRDKNIAWLRLDILPREASVYIDGKYAGKGSEFVEGKKLLPVSPDSHTLRFEAEGFQSAVINLKVNPLQTLDVTEHLQAGGAATAAPSSPPPSSPSISPSRQSGRTPPPMRQPYSAPPVNRGNAGQKASAGPRNDVHPPFPPQSETPPSNPSPGVAEDVQFGRITVQFEHATSDAAIYVDGKFMGVSDASIPEFVINDVPPGKHTVAVTKPGYAHFEEEITVSPSQSKSVKAVMRKG from the coding sequence ATGAGAATTCCTACTAACGATCAAACCGCTCACGGCAAATCGCTGCTGGCCGTGTGCACCATCGCTGTTGTGTTATCCATAGGACTTCTGTCTGTGATTCCTCAACCGCTGTTCGCCGATCATGGATTCGGACGGGGTGCCTCGTTCGCACGCGGGTTTCCGCAGCACAGGGGATTCAATGAGTTTGGATTCCATCGCAACTTCTTTCCCCGTTCTTTTGGGTTTTACCCTTCTTTTTCCTTCTTCTACACAGGGTTTGGTCCTTACTATTATTACCCGGGCTATTGGGGGCCAGCCTATTGGGCTCCAGGACCACCTTATCCGCCCAGTTATACTCTGGAAGATCAGGCTCCACGACAACAGGATTCCCGCGATAAGAATATCGCTTGGTTGAGACTGGACATCCTGCCGCGAGAGGCCTCAGTTTACATCGATGGGAAGTACGCGGGAAAAGGATCCGAATTTGTAGAGGGGAAGAAACTGCTCCCGGTGAGCCCTGACAGCCACACGTTGCGTTTTGAAGCGGAAGGTTTTCAATCCGCGGTCATCAACCTCAAGGTCAACCCGCTTCAGACCCTGGACGTCACCGAACATTTGCAGGCAGGTGGCGCAGCGACCGCAGCCCCGTCCAGCCCCCCTCCTTCTTCACCTTCGATCTCCCCGTCGCGGCAATCAGGCCGGACTCCACCCCCTATGCGACAACCTTATTCGGCCCCTCCGGTGAATCGAGGAAATGCGGGACAGAAGGCCTCAGCAGGTCCACGAAATGATGTGCATCCCCCTTTTCCCCCACAGTCCGAGACACCGCCCTCCAACCCGTCTCCTGGTGTGGCTGAGGACGTGCAATTTGGAAGAATTACCGTCCAGTTTGAACACGCGACGTCAGATGCGGCGATCTATGTCGATGGCAAGTTCATGGGTGTATCCGATGCGTCTATTCCTGAATTCGTGATTAACGATGTTCCCCCGGGGAAACATACGGTTGCCGTCACTAAACCCGGTTATGCGCATTTCGAAGAAGAAATAACCGTCAGTCCAAGCCAGAGCAAATCGGTCAAGGCGGTCATGAGGAAAGGATAA